One Shewanella sp. MR-4 DNA window includes the following coding sequences:
- a CDS encoding phospholipase A — protein MSRFNKGIALIGLLTCTGLQAEESLVEGRVQDELATSERPFVITPHKVNYILPATYNPDPNMAPFAQDAAENNYTLDEMEAKFQISFKFPIWYNVFGDNGHLFFAYTNQSYWQLYNKDISSPFRETNHEPEIFMLFNNDWKIGSVTNSFWGFGAVHQSNGKSGLLSRSWNRIYGTMIFDAGPLAFSTKVWWRIPEDEKTDIHQPRGDDNPDIDEYIGKAEFVGVYGIDDHRFTLTLKTNFKDIDRGSAEFTWSYPIIGNLRLYTQYFNGYGESLIDYNYHNQRIGIGVSLNDIL, from the coding sequence ATGTCCCGATTTAATAAAGGTATCGCATTAATTGGACTGTTAACTTGTACAGGGCTTCAGGCGGAAGAATCCCTTGTTGAAGGACGCGTGCAGGACGAACTTGCCACCTCAGAACGCCCCTTCGTGATCACGCCACATAAAGTGAATTACATTTTACCCGCCACCTACAATCCCGATCCCAACATGGCCCCCTTTGCTCAAGATGCGGCGGAGAACAACTACACACTGGACGAGATGGAAGCTAAGTTCCAGATAAGCTTTAAGTTTCCTATTTGGTACAACGTCTTTGGCGACAATGGCCACCTGTTTTTTGCCTACACGAACCAATCCTATTGGCAGCTGTATAACAAGGATATTTCTTCTCCCTTCCGTGAGACTAACCACGAACCCGAAATCTTTATGCTGTTTAACAATGATTGGAAAATCGGCAGCGTGACTAACTCTTTCTGGGGCTTTGGCGCTGTGCATCAATCCAATGGAAAGTCAGGGCTATTATCCCGAAGCTGGAACCGTATCTACGGCACCATGATCTTCGATGCTGGCCCATTGGCCTTCTCAACCAAGGTGTGGTGGCGTATTCCTGAGGACGAAAAAACCGATATCCATCAACCCCGTGGTGACGATAACCCCGATATCGATGAATACATAGGCAAAGCCGAGTTTGTGGGAGTGTATGGCATTGATGATCATAGGTTCACCCTCACCCTAAAAACCAACTTTAAAGATATTGATCGAGGCTCAGCAGAATTTACGTGGAGCTACCCAATCATCGGCAATTTACGCCTTTATACTCAATACTTTAATGGCTATGGCGAGAGTCTTATTGACTATAATTACCATAACCAACGCATCGGTATCGGCGTATCACTCAACGATATTCTCTAA
- a CDS encoding S41 family peptidase, with translation MNFSYRTVVTLLSVIICASLIRLAFFAIPEKAQPTLTTKDIRQDLYILFDQIEQHSAFYALDPQANGQQLKRLAGLITEQYQDVIPKERFAAELTKLLNTLKDPGTQVAKVENSSGELPLTLRPVNEQWLALDSKNNPISADFPFITHIDGIPLSKWISASQAYLSEPAKNSQEMQLIWLKRLNLLREDLGLSIKPHVLISLINDDLQTTQVTIALPQPSKTIVKPIEVETELSLESLITQLDNLAPTAPIKPDYLLEQVNPTTAKLKIDDLYAFELDKNQQDALRQGMQQPLLIVDLRQAKGFSPKLLTMLSRYQDMPPKNQQYHSALEQIMGFAHYRRSPELRNDYLRPLNFRPLEALELSSPRLNVLTRRLPSIDESRFSPWFVRTKPEVLAEGSNRLALLVSPLCKQECEWIAYRTKAWSRVNLIGEKTSGDFARQYQLTLPNSDLDVRFSSSLTYDAVGELLSGKGTEPDIWLPQNNDIEWQGLVSLVRTAKPKPTDTPLGSQPKLAQAN, from the coding sequence ATGAATTTTAGCTATCGCACTGTCGTTACTTTACTGAGCGTGATCATTTGCGCGAGCCTCATCAGGCTCGCGTTTTTCGCTATTCCTGAAAAAGCCCAACCCACGCTGACGACCAAAGATATTCGCCAAGATCTCTATATTCTGTTCGACCAAATTGAACAACACTCGGCATTTTACGCACTGGACCCACAGGCCAATGGGCAACAACTCAAACGACTGGCAGGATTAATCACAGAACAATATCAAGATGTTATCCCTAAAGAACGCTTTGCCGCCGAGCTCACAAAACTGCTTAATACCTTGAAAGATCCAGGAACACAGGTCGCGAAAGTCGAAAATAGCAGCGGTGAACTGCCCTTAACGCTCAGGCCTGTCAACGAGCAATGGCTCGCCTTGGACAGCAAAAATAACCCCATCAGCGCCGATTTCCCCTTTATTACCCATATTGATGGTATCCCCTTAAGCAAGTGGATTTCGGCCAGCCAAGCCTATTTATCTGAGCCTGCGAAAAACAGCCAAGAGATGCAGCTAATTTGGCTCAAGCGACTCAATTTACTGCGGGAGGACTTAGGCTTAAGCATCAAGCCCCATGTGCTTATCAGCTTGATTAATGATGATTTGCAGACCACGCAAGTGACTATCGCCCTGCCGCAACCGTCAAAAACCATAGTCAAACCGATTGAAGTTGAGACTGAGCTGAGTCTTGAAAGCCTCATCACCCAACTCGATAATTTGGCCCCAACGGCGCCAATCAAGCCTGATTATTTACTGGAACAGGTTAATCCAACCACGGCTAAGCTCAAGATTGATGATCTCTACGCCTTTGAACTCGATAAAAATCAGCAGGATGCGCTTCGACAGGGAATGCAGCAGCCGTTACTGATTGTCGATTTGAGGCAAGCCAAGGGATTTAGCCCTAAGTTATTGACCATGTTGTCGCGTTATCAAGATATGCCGCCCAAAAACCAGCAATATCATTCGGCGCTAGAGCAAATCATGGGCTTTGCCCATTATCGCCGCTCCCCCGAACTTAGGAATGATTATTTAAGGCCCCTCAATTTTAGGCCGCTCGAAGCATTGGAACTCAGTTCGCCACGGCTGAATGTATTAACTCGGCGCTTGCCCAGCATAGATGAGAGCCGATTCAGCCCTTGGTTTGTCCGCACTAAACCCGAAGTGCTCGCCGAAGGTAGTAATCGCCTTGCACTACTCGTCAGCCCTTTGTGTAAACAAGAGTGCGAGTGGATAGCCTACCGAACAAAAGCCTGGTCTAGAGTCAATTTGATTGGTGAGAAGACCTCGGGGGATTTTGCCAGACAGTATCAACTTACCTTACCTAACAGTGATTTAGATGTTCGTTTTAGTAGCTCACTCACCTATGACGCCGTAGGCGAGCTGCTTTCAGGAAAAGGCACTGAGCCGGATATTTGGCTGCCACAGAACAACGATATTGAATGGCAAGGGCTAGTCAGTTTAGTGCGCACCGCTAAACCTAAACCCACAGATACGCCCCTTGGCTCTCAACCTAAGTTAGCCCAAGCCAATTAA
- the mtgA gene encoding monofunctional biosynthetic peptidoglycan transglycosylase, with protein sequence MTAPLYAMRDHVNRPQGNKSNRPAPRPKSRGLKRIVAWLVKLILGLLLASILSVVLLRFIDPPMWTWRIERALFPPAAVTEVRHQWRSLEQISPELQLAVIAAEDQKFASHTGFDLAAISSAIEYNQKGNKVRGASTLSQQAAKNLFMWSSRSFIRKGIEAWFTLLMELIWDKSRILEVYLNIVEFGPGIYGAEAASKHYFGKSAAKLTRYEASLLAAVLPNPWRYKVSPPSPYVEQRSAWIRKQMRQLGEVTLNRVHNAD encoded by the coding sequence ATGACCGCCCCTTTGTATGCCATGCGCGATCATGTCAATCGCCCTCAAGGGAACAAATCCAATCGCCCAGCACCCAGACCCAAGTCGCGCGGCCTTAAGCGCATAGTCGCTTGGCTCGTTAAACTCATCTTGGGCTTATTACTCGCCTCCATTTTAAGCGTGGTGCTACTGAGATTTATTGATCCGCCGATGTGGACTTGGCGGATTGAACGGGCATTATTCCCGCCCGCAGCGGTGACAGAGGTGCGACATCAATGGCGCTCACTCGAGCAAATTTCTCCTGAATTACAATTAGCCGTGATTGCCGCAGAGGATCAAAAGTTTGCCAGCCACACGGGTTTTGATTTAGCCGCGATAAGTTCGGCCATCGAATACAACCAAAAGGGCAACAAGGTTCGCGGTGCGAGTACCTTAAGTCAGCAAGCGGCAAAAAACCTGTTTATGTGGTCGAGCCGCAGCTTTATCCGCAAGGGAATTGAGGCCTGGTTTACTCTGTTAATGGAATTGATTTGGGATAAGTCGCGGATTCTCGAAGTGTATCTCAATATCGTCGAGTTTGGCCCCGGAATATATGGCGCCGAAGCCGCATCGAAACATTATTTTGGTAAGAGTGCCGCCAAATTAACCCGTTATGAGGCGTCATTATTAGCGGCGGTATTACCCAATCCTTGGCGATACAAAGTCTCGCCGCCTTCACCTTATGTTGAGCAGCGCTCCGCTTGGATCCGTAAGCAAATGCGCCAGTTAGGGGAAGTAACGCTTAACCGTGTTCATAATGCCGATTAA
- a CDS encoding phosphoadenylyl-sulfate reductase, giving the protein MADLDSGVTGSGLPNALQSVVSHSELKALLTAPKDVQRAELERINRFLAGLTAQERVLWGLAYLPGNHALSSSFGIQAAVMLHMVSQVQSDIPVILTDTGYLFPETYQFIDQLTERLSLNLKVYQAPMTSAWQEARFGKLWEQGLDGLERYNRLNKVEPMQRALAELEVGTWFAGLRRSQSSTREELPILAIHGTRFKLLPIIEWSNKDVHLYLTQFDLPYHPLWDQGYVSVGDTHSSKPLELGMTEEETRFNGLKRECGLHYEI; this is encoded by the coding sequence ATGGCTGATCTTGATTCTGGGGTGACGGGTTCCGGCTTGCCGAACGCGTTGCAGAGCGTGGTAAGTCACAGCGAACTTAAAGCGCTGCTGACGGCGCCTAAGGATGTGCAGCGAGCGGAACTGGAACGCATTAATCGCTTCTTGGCCGGATTGACGGCTCAAGAACGAGTGCTCTGGGGCTTAGCCTATTTGCCGGGTAATCACGCGCTGTCATCCAGTTTTGGGATCCAGGCGGCGGTGATGCTGCATATGGTGAGTCAGGTGCAATCGGATATTCCGGTGATCTTAACGGATACTGGGTATCTCTTTCCTGAGACATACCAGTTTATTGACCAGCTTACCGAGCGCTTATCCTTAAACCTCAAGGTTTACCAAGCGCCGATGACCTCGGCATGGCAGGAAGCGCGTTTTGGCAAGCTGTGGGAGCAGGGCTTAGATGGGCTCGAGCGTTACAATCGACTGAATAAAGTGGAGCCGATGCAACGTGCTTTGGCAGAACTTGAAGTCGGCACTTGGTTTGCGGGACTTCGTCGCAGTCAGTCGAGCACTCGCGAAGAGTTACCGATATTGGCTATCCACGGAACTCGCTTTAAGCTGCTTCCGATTATCGAGTGGTCGAACAAAGATGTGCATTTGTATCTGACGCAATTTGACTTGCCTTACCATCCGCTATGGGATCAAGGGTATGTTTCTGTTGGGGATACCCATTCGAGTAAACCCTTAGAATTAGGGATGACTGAAGAAGAAACCCGCTTTAATGGCTTAAAACGCGAATGCGGTTTGCATTACGAAATATAG
- the cysI gene encoding assimilatory sulfite reductase (NADPH) hemoprotein subunit, producing the protein MSEQKLALNEYLKTDSDYLRGTIKEGLDSSVTGSFSDGDQQLIKFHGFYQQDDRDLRNERKEQKLEPLYSFMLRARVPGGVCTPKQWLGVDEIASTLTSSNSIRLTTRQTFQYHGIPKRNLKTIIQGLDREALDSIAACGDVNRNVMCNPNPVESKLHAQAYEVAKKLSDHLLPHTRAYAEIWLDEEKLLTTEDETVEPVYGKTYLPRKFKMAVAVPPDNDVDVYTNDLGFIAVAENGELVGFNLTAGGGMGSTHGEVETFPRLADDFGFIKTEDVMKFAEAVMTVQRDWGNRTNRKRSRLKYTIVDHGYEKFKAEVEARAGVKFEPKRDVVIGDRGDRYGWVEGVDGKWHLTLFIESGRIKDVPGKSLQTGMREIAKIHKGDFRMTSNQNMIIAGVAPEDKATIEGLARKHGLLGQVLTQTRGHSIACVALPTCPLAMAEAERYFPEFIDHIDALQAKNGISDQAIVVRMTGCPNGCARPFAAEIGLVGKAPGRYNLYLGANFEGTRLNKMYRENIQEAEILAELDALFARYAIERNAGETFGNFTVRTGVVKAVIDAAKDFHG; encoded by the coding sequence ATGAGTGAGCAAAAGTTAGCATTAAACGAATACCTAAAGACCGACAGTGATTATCTGCGTGGCACCATCAAAGAGGGATTAGATTCCTCGGTGACGGGCAGTTTTAGCGATGGCGATCAGCAATTGATCAAATTCCACGGCTTCTATCAGCAGGATGACCGTGATTTACGTAACGAGCGTAAAGAGCAAAAACTCGAGCCTTTGTATAGCTTTATGTTACGTGCCCGCGTGCCAGGCGGTGTGTGTACACCTAAGCAATGGTTAGGCGTGGATGAAATTGCCTCGACGCTCACCAGCTCTAACAGCATTCGTTTAACGACGCGCCAGACGTTCCAATACCACGGCATTCCAAAGCGTAATCTCAAGACCATTATTCAAGGCTTGGACCGTGAGGCGCTCGACTCTATCGCCGCCTGTGGTGACGTTAACCGTAACGTGATGTGTAACCCGAATCCGGTGGAATCTAAGCTGCATGCGCAGGCCTATGAAGTCGCGAAAAAGCTGTCTGATCACCTGCTGCCCCACACTCGTGCCTACGCCGAGATTTGGTTAGATGAAGAGAAGTTACTGACCACAGAAGACGAAACCGTTGAACCTGTATACGGCAAAACCTACTTGCCACGTAAGTTTAAGATGGCCGTTGCCGTACCGCCGGATAACGATGTTGACGTCTACACCAACGATTTAGGCTTTATTGCGGTGGCTGAAAATGGCGAATTAGTCGGTTTTAACCTGACCGCTGGTGGCGGCATGGGTTCGACCCACGGTGAAGTGGAAACCTTCCCGCGCTTGGCCGATGACTTTGGTTTCATCAAAACTGAAGATGTGATGAAGTTTGCCGAAGCTGTGATGACAGTGCAGCGTGACTGGGGTAATCGTACCAACCGTAAGCGTTCGCGTCTTAAGTACACTATCGTTGACCATGGTTATGAGAAGTTTAAGGCCGAAGTGGAAGCCCGTGCTGGCGTCAAGTTTGAGCCCAAGCGCGATGTGGTGATTGGCGATCGCGGCGATCGTTACGGCTGGGTCGAAGGTGTCGATGGTAAGTGGCATTTAACCCTGTTTATTGAAAGCGGCCGCATTAAAGACGTGCCCGGTAAGAGTTTGCAAACCGGTATGCGTGAAATCGCGAAGATCCACAAGGGCGATTTCCGCATGACCTCAAACCAGAATATGATTATTGCGGGTGTGGCTCCCGAGGATAAAGCGACCATTGAAGGCCTTGCCCGTAAACACGGTTTACTCGGCCAAGTGTTGACCCAAACTCGCGGTCATTCGATTGCCTGTGTGGCCTTGCCAACCTGTCCATTGGCGATGGCGGAAGCTGAGCGTTATTTCCCTGAGTTTATCGACCATATCGATGCGCTGCAGGCGAAAAATGGTATTAGCGATCAAGCCATTGTGGTGCGTATGACGGGCTGTCCAAACGGTTGCGCACGTCCATTTGCCGCTGAAATCGGCTTAGTGGGTAAAGCGCCGGGTCGCTACAACCTGTATCTTGGGGCGAACTTCGAAGGCACTCGCCTGAATAAGATGTACAGAGAGAATATCCAAGAGGCTGAGATCCTTGCTGAATTGGATGCATTATTTGCCCGCTACGCGATTGAGCGTAATGCAGGCGAAACCTTTGGTAACTTCACCGTCCGCACGGGCGTAGTGAAGGCGGTTATCGATGCCGCTAAGGATTTCCATGGCTGA
- a CDS encoding assimilatory sulfite reductase (NADPH) flavoprotein subunit — MLLKELSSLASPLSQPQVEKLKQLTAELNAVQLAWVSGYLAATANASGNLAQLAPVSDAQAAQTVTILYGSQTGNGRGIAKALAEKAKAQGYSVNLASMGEYNVRQLKQETLLLLVVSTHGEGEAPDDAIELHKFLASKRAPQLNNLHYSVLALGDSSYEFFCQTGKDFDARLSALGAKALLPLVECDVDYEAAAGQWHADVLSAVKPLIQTTANVVALNDTSSALAASESEFTKQNPYSAEVLVSQKITGRGSDRDVRHVEIDLGESGLRYEVGDALGVWFSNNETLVDEILAGLGLAADTKVTVANESISLKQALIEKKELTQLYPGLVKAWAELSASPELLALSEDKEQVRQFILHHQFADLVANYQLKADANLDANKLVELLRPLTPRLYSIASSQSEVDTEVHLTVALVEDEHQGQARFGGASHFLASAEEGAEVKVYVEPNKHFRLPEDPQTPVIMIGPGTGVAPFRAFMQERVAQGAEGDSWLFFGNPHFEQDFLYQTEWQQYLKNGDLTRIDVAFSRDQAHKIYVQHRIKEQGQTLWQWLQNGAHLYICGDAERMAKDVHQALLGVAVEFGGLSSEAAEEYFETLRSHKRYQKDVY; from the coding sequence ATGTTGTTAAAAGAACTTTCATCACTGGCTTCACCCCTGTCGCAACCGCAGGTCGAAAAGCTGAAACAACTCACCGCTGAATTAAATGCCGTGCAACTTGCTTGGGTGAGCGGTTATTTAGCCGCAACGGCCAATGCGTCGGGCAATCTGGCCCAGCTTGCGCCCGTGTCCGATGCTCAGGCGGCGCAGACAGTGACCATTCTCTATGGCAGCCAAACCGGCAATGGCCGTGGTATTGCCAAAGCCTTGGCCGAGAAGGCAAAAGCGCAGGGCTATAGTGTGAATCTAGCTTCTATGGGTGAATACAATGTGCGTCAGCTTAAGCAAGAAACCTTGTTATTGCTGGTGGTCAGTACCCATGGTGAGGGTGAAGCGCCGGATGATGCGATTGAATTACATAAGTTTTTAGCATCGAAACGCGCACCTCAATTAAACAACTTACATTACTCTGTGTTGGCGCTGGGCGATTCAAGCTATGAGTTTTTCTGCCAGACAGGTAAAGACTTCGATGCCCGTCTTTCGGCATTAGGCGCCAAAGCGCTGCTGCCTCTGGTTGAGTGTGATGTGGACTATGAGGCTGCGGCCGGACAGTGGCACGCCGATGTACTCTCCGCCGTGAAGCCACTCATTCAAACCACGGCTAACGTGGTGGCGCTCAATGATACCAGCTCGGCACTCGCTGCCAGCGAGAGCGAATTTACTAAGCAAAACCCTTACAGTGCAGAAGTGTTGGTGAGCCAGAAGATCACTGGACGTGGTTCAGACCGAGACGTGCGCCACGTTGAAATCGATTTAGGCGAGTCAGGCTTACGCTATGAAGTCGGTGATGCCCTTGGAGTATGGTTTAGCAACAATGAAACTTTGGTTGATGAGATTTTAGCGGGCTTAGGGTTAGCCGCCGATACTAAGGTGACTGTCGCTAATGAATCCATCAGCCTCAAACAAGCCTTAATCGAGAAGAAAGAGCTGACACAGTTATATCCTGGTTTAGTCAAAGCCTGGGCCGAGTTGTCCGCAAGCCCAGAGCTGCTTGCCCTGAGCGAAGATAAAGAACAGGTTCGCCAGTTTATCTTACATCATCAATTTGCAGACTTAGTGGCGAACTATCAGCTCAAGGCCGATGCTAATCTCGATGCAAACAAGTTAGTGGAATTATTACGCCCATTAACGCCAAGACTCTACTCCATCGCCTCGAGCCAGAGTGAAGTCGATACCGAAGTGCATCTCACCGTGGCTTTGGTAGAAGATGAGCACCAAGGACAAGCCCGTTTTGGCGGTGCATCGCATTTCTTAGCCTCGGCAGAGGAAGGCGCCGAAGTAAAAGTGTATGTTGAACCGAACAAGCATTTCCGTTTACCTGAAGATCCACAAACGCCAGTCATCATGATTGGCCCTGGCACAGGGGTTGCGCCGTTTCGCGCCTTTATGCAGGAACGCGTGGCACAAGGCGCTGAGGGCGATAGCTGGTTATTCTTCGGTAATCCTCATTTTGAGCAGGACTTCCTGTATCAAACCGAGTGGCAACAGTATCTGAAAAACGGCGATTTAACCCGTATCGATGTGGCATTTTCGCGGGATCAGGCCCATAAAATTTACGTGCAGCACCGCATTAAAGAGCAGGGACAAACCCTGTGGCAATGGCTGCAAAATGGCGCACATCTCTATATTTGTGGTGATGCCGAACGTATGGCTAAAGACGTACACCAAGCCCTATTAGGGGTTGCGGTGGAGTTTGGCGGACTGTCGAGCGAGGCGGCGGAAGAATATTTCGAGACCCTGCGCAGTCATAAACGTTACCAAAAAGACGTGTACTAA
- a CDS encoding Re/Si-specific NAD(P)(+) transhydrogenase subunit alpha, which yields MQIGIPRESLAGETRVAATPATVEQLKKLGFEVVVEANAGLLSSFDDAAFEAAGAKITAEVWQADLIFKVNAPTDAEIAQIKDGATLISFIWPAQNPELVEKLSKRNINVMAMDMVPRISRAQSLDALSSMANIGGYRAVVEAAHHFGRFFTGQITAAGKVPPAKVLVIGAGVAGLAAIGTAGSLGAIVRAFDTRLEVAEQIESMGGQFLKLDFTNEDGSSSDGYAKTMSDEFIAAEMALFAEQAKEVDIIITTALIPGRPAPKLITKAMVDSMKPGSVIVDMAAQAGGNCEYTQPSELFVTENGVKVIGFTDLPGRLPAQSSQLYGTNLVNLMKLMCKEKNGVASINFDDVVMRNMTVVKAGEVTFPPPAISVSAAPAKPAAKVEAKAAEAKKPSKLKYILAVLGVAGFAAVASVAPAEFLSHFTVFVLSCVVGYYVVWNVSHSLHTPLMSVTNAISGIIVVGALLQIGQGSTLVTVLAFIAVLIASINIFGGFTVTQRMLKMFRKD from the coding sequence ATGCAGATTGGAATACCGAGAGAGAGTCTCGCCGGTGAGACTCGGGTCGCCGCGACCCCTGCCACCGTCGAACAACTTAAAAAGCTCGGCTTTGAAGTTGTTGTTGAGGCCAATGCTGGCTTACTGTCTAGCTTTGACGATGCCGCTTTTGAAGCCGCAGGGGCGAAGATCACGGCAGAGGTTTGGCAAGCGGATCTGATTTTTAAAGTCAATGCACCGACCGATGCTGAAATTGCGCAAATTAAAGATGGCGCGACCTTAATCAGCTTTATCTGGCCCGCTCAAAATCCTGAGTTGGTCGAGAAACTGTCTAAACGCAACATCAATGTGATGGCGATGGACATGGTGCCACGTATTTCCCGTGCCCAATCCCTCGATGCTCTCTCTTCTATGGCCAATATCGGCGGTTATCGCGCCGTTGTTGAAGCCGCGCACCACTTTGGCCGTTTCTTTACTGGACAAATTACCGCCGCGGGTAAAGTTCCTCCAGCAAAAGTGCTGGTGATTGGTGCCGGTGTGGCGGGTCTAGCGGCCATTGGTACCGCAGGTTCATTAGGAGCTATCGTTCGCGCCTTTGACACACGCTTAGAAGTGGCCGAACAAATCGAATCCATGGGTGGCCAGTTCCTCAAGCTGGACTTCACCAATGAAGATGGCAGCTCATCGGATGGTTACGCGAAAACCATGTCGGACGAGTTTATCGCCGCCGAAATGGCACTGTTTGCCGAGCAAGCCAAAGAAGTTGATATCATCATTACCACAGCGCTGATCCCAGGCCGCCCTGCACCTAAGCTCATCACCAAGGCGATGGTCGACAGCATGAAACCCGGCTCTGTGATTGTCGATATGGCCGCGCAAGCGGGCGGCAACTGTGAATACACTCAGCCTAGCGAGCTATTCGTGACCGAGAATGGCGTTAAAGTCATCGGCTTTACCGATCTTCCCGGCCGCCTGCCCGCGCAGTCTTCACAGCTTTACGGCACTAACTTAGTCAACCTGATGAAGTTAATGTGTAAAGAGAAAAATGGCGTCGCCAGCATCAACTTCGATGATGTGGTGATGCGCAATATGACAGTGGTCAAAGCAGGCGAAGTGACCTTCCCGCCACCGGCGATTTCGGTGTCGGCGGCGCCCGCCAAACCTGCGGCTAAGGTTGAAGCCAAAGCGGCTGAGGCCAAAAAGCCATCCAAGCTTAAGTATATTCTCGCCGTCCTTGGTGTTGCAGGTTTTGCTGCGGTTGCCTCGGTTGCTCCAGCCGAGTTCTTATCCCACTTTACGGTTTTTGTCCTGTCCTGCGTGGTGGGCTATTACGTGGTGTGGAACGTATCCCACTCACTACATACGCCTTTAATGTCAGTGACTAACGCGATTTCGGGCATTATCGTGGTCGGCGCCTTGCTGCAAATTGGTCAAGGTTCAACCTTGGTCACTGTGCTGGCGTTTATCGCCGTGCTGATCGCCAGTATTAACATCTTCGGCGGTTTCACCGTCACTCAGCGCATGCTGAAGATGTTCCGTAAAGATTAA
- the pntB gene encoding Re/Si-specific NAD(P)(+) transhydrogenase subunit beta, whose translation MSQGLVTAAYIIAAVLFIFSLAGLSKQETAKHGNLFGITGMAIALLATIFNPDTSGVAWIIVAMVIGGAIGVRLALKVEMTEMPELVAVLHSFVGMAAVLVGFNSFIDLHPEQVSQVVVAVGGDINSTLAAVQDALSEAAKAAEKAHLTGAMLNIHLVEVFLGIFIGAVTFTGSIVAFGKLRGLISSKPLMLPHRHKLNLAAVLVSLALLVYFVQTGGTMPALLLMTLIAFAFGWHLVASIGGADMPVVVSMLNSYSGWAAAAAGFMLSNDLLIVTGALVGSSGAILSYIMCKAMNRSFISVIAGGFGTDGVASSGDEEMGEYRETNAEDVADMLKNATSVIITPGYGMAVAQAQYPVAEITQKLRDRGVKVRFGIHPVAGRLPGHMNVLLAEAKVPYDIVLEMDEINEDFSDTDVVLVIGANDTVNPAAMEDPGSPIAGMPVLEVWKAQNVIGFKRSMNTGYAGVQNPLFFKDNTQMLFGDAKASVEAILKAL comes from the coding sequence GTGTCTCAAGGACTGGTAACAGCAGCTTACATTATTGCCGCCGTGCTCTTTATCTTCAGTCTCGCAGGATTGTCGAAGCAAGAAACGGCCAAACACGGCAATTTATTTGGTATCACAGGTATGGCCATCGCCCTACTGGCGACCATTTTTAATCCTGACACCAGCGGTGTCGCTTGGATTATTGTCGCCATGGTGATTGGTGGTGCCATCGGCGTGCGTTTAGCACTTAAAGTCGAAATGACGGAAATGCCCGAACTGGTCGCAGTACTCCACAGCTTTGTGGGTATGGCGGCGGTATTAGTGGGCTTTAACAGCTTTATCGACCTACACCCAGAGCAAGTATCGCAAGTGGTTGTGGCCGTTGGTGGAGATATCAACTCCACCTTAGCCGCAGTGCAGGATGCGCTAAGCGAAGCGGCCAAAGCCGCCGAGAAAGCCCATTTAACTGGCGCTATGCTCAACATTCACTTAGTGGAAGTGTTCCTCGGGATCTTTATCGGTGCGGTGACCTTCACGGGTTCTATCGTGGCCTTCGGTAAGTTACGCGGATTAATTTCCTCAAAACCTTTGATGTTGCCACATCGCCATAAACTGAACCTCGCAGCGGTATTGGTATCATTGGCGCTATTGGTTTACTTCGTACAAACGGGTGGCACTATGCCAGCCCTACTGTTGATGACACTTATCGCCTTCGCCTTTGGCTGGCATTTAGTGGCTTCAATCGGCGGTGCGGACATGCCAGTTGTGGTCTCTATGCTGAACTCCTACTCAGGTTGGGCGGCAGCGGCGGCGGGCTTTATGCTGTCAAACGATCTGCTGATCGTGACAGGTGCGCTCGTGGGCTCATCGGGTGCGATTCTGTCTTACATCATGTGTAAGGCGATGAACCGCTCGTTTATCTCAGTTATCGCAGGTGGATTTGGCACCGATGGTGTGGCCTCATCTGGCGATGAAGAAATGGGCGAATACCGTGAAACCAACGCCGAAGATGTGGCGGATATGCTGAAAAACGCAACTTCTGTCATCATCACCCCAGGCTATGGTATGGCAGTGGCGCAGGCGCAATATCCTGTGGCTGAAATCACCCAAAAACTGCGTGATCGCGGCGTTAAGGTACGCTTTGGTATTCACCCAGTGGCGGGTCGCTTACCAGGCCATATGAACGTACTCTTGGCCGAAGCAAAAGTACCCTACGATATCGTGCTCGAAATGGACGAAATCAACGAGGACTTTAGCGATACCGACGTAGTACTCGTCATTGGTGCCAACGATACGGTGAACCCTGCGGCGATGGAAGATCCAGGCAGCCCAATTGCGGGCATGCCAGTGCTCGAAGTGTGGAAAGCGCAAAACGTGATTGGCTTTAAACGCTCAATGAACACGGGTTATGCAGGTGTACAAAACCCACTGTTCTTTAAAGACAATACTCAAATGCTGTTTGGCGATGCTAAGGCCAGCGTTGAGGCGATTTTAAAAGCGCTGTAA